The Thalassotalea agarivorans region GTTGCGATTCATGACAAACAGGCGTTAGTGTTAACAAACCCCAACAATGGAAACGGCGAAGAATTAGTCTTGTTGGCTAAGTATGCATTGGAGCAAGTTAAAGACAAATTTGGAATATCGCTCGAACCTGAAGTACGAATGGTGACTGAAAAAGGTGATACACCATATCAAGAGGTGTTGGTATGACAAAAATTATTAAACAAGAGCTCATACATCGTTTAGCTGATGGCCACTTTATCTCAGGGCAAGACATTGCAGATGAGCTTGGTGTTAGTCGTGCTGCGATATCCAAACAGATCAAACTTTTTGCTGACATGGGCTTAGATGTTTTTTCGGTAAAAGGGAAAGGATATAAGCTAAGCGAGCCATTAGATTTACTTGCAAAGGACAAAATATTAGCGCACTTTCCCGTTAAGGCAGACGATATTGATTTAGAAGTGCATAGCTTGATTGATAGCACCAACTCTTTTTTACTTCGAAAATTACCTAATCAATTGAGTATTGGCCACACTTGTGTAGCCGAATATCAAAGCGCTGGCCGTGGAAGGCGAGGCCGTGAATGGGTGTCACCTTTTGGCGCCAATATTTATTTGTCGATGTATTGGCCTGTTGAACAAGGCATGGCTGCCGCTATGGGATTAAACATTGTTGCCGCACTAGCAGTTTCAGATGCTATTAACCAGTTGTTTGGCATTAAAGTGCAGTTAAAATGGCCTAATGATATCTACCTCGATGGTGTAAAACTTGCGGGAATATTAATTGATCTTGAAGGGCAGCCTCTAGAGACTTGCCATAGCGTTATAGGCATAGGATTAAATCTAAATATGCCAGCAAATGTAGCAAACAAGGTTGATCAGCCTTGGACTGATCTGCAGCAACATGTTGGTCGTCCTATTAATCGAAACCAGCTCGTGGCAACGCTGATAATATGTTTATATAAACGTTTAGTTGAACATGCTGAACATGGTCTGACGGACATGGTTTCTGCTTGGCAAAAACAAGATTTCTTTTTTAACAAACCAGTTAATCTAATCACTGGTGACAAGACCTTATTAGGCACGTGCAAAGGTATCAATTCACAAGGTGCTTTGTTGTTAGAATCCGCAGGAGAGTTAAAAACCATCTACGGTGGCGAAGTCAGTCTGAGGGCAGGTAAATGATCGCACTGATTGACGTTGGCAATACCTATTTTAAATATGTGCTTGTCGATGCAGATACCAAACCTAGTTTTGATGTTGGCTACACCGCAGTTAAGCATAACGATGTAAATGAGCAATTACTGTCGACTATTTTAAAAGACGCAACTACGGTTGTTTATGCCAGTGTTTCCAATAAAGTACTCTTGTCTACTGTGACTACTTATTGCCAACAAAATAGCATCGCCTGTATTCATGTAGAAACGTCTGCTGAGGCTTTAGGTGTAAAGAACGCTTATACGGATTTTAGTAAGCTAGGCGTTGACCGTTGGCTTGCATTGATTGCGGCAAAACATTATTTCCCTGATCAGTCCTGCATGATTGTAGATGCTGGTACAGCGACGACTATCGATATTATCAATAGTCAGGGTGTCCATTTAGGTGGTTGGATTTTGCCTGGTCTCGATACTATGGTAAATGCACTACTTCAACATACCGACAAAATAGAAGCTGAGATTGAATACCCGCAGCAAGTAGCATTTGGGCAAAACACCCAAGGTTGCGTCAATAATGGTGTTGTTGCAGCAACCCTAGGTGGAATAGAAAAGGCATACCAAAAGCTTGATAACCAAGATACTAAGCTAGTGATCACTGGCGGTTATGGTGAACTTTTATCTTCTCAATTGACTATTGATTCGATTTTGGAACCAATGCTTGTTTTTAAAGGGCTGTATCAGTTTAAGGATTAACGATTTCTTATAATTAGACATCGTTAATTTCACCTCTAATTCACAATTGCGTTGAAAAAATCAGCAAACATAGAAAATAGGCATTTTTTTTGGGCTCAGCTATTGCAAGGCGTCTTACATTGCACTAGAATTCGCTCCACTTAATGTAGTGCCGACTTAGCTCAGTTGGTAGAGCAACTGACTTGTAATCAGTAGGTCGCCAGTTCGACTCCGGCAGTCGGCACCATTAATCTTCGTAAGAAGAGTTGAAAATTTGGAGGGGTTCCCGAGTGGCCAAAGGGATCAGACTGTAAATCTGACGGCTCCGCCTTCGGTGGTTCGAATCCACCTCCCTCCACCATTTTCCTTAGCAACGCGTTAGCGGTGCTAGGTGATGGGATTTGGATGAGAACACTGTTCGCCAAAATTGTCAGGAACAATTTTGAACGCTCAAAGAGCGGCCCTTTAGGGGAAAAGACAGGAAGTTTTTTATAATCCACCTCCCTCCACCATTTTTCTTAGCAGCGCAATAGCGATGCTAGAAAAGGAAGGTAGTACTACTTTCCTATTATGCAGAGATAATTCGATAGAATCTGCGGACGTCGTATAGTGGTAATACCTTAGCCTTCCAAGCTAATGCTGCGGGTTCGATTCCCGCCGTCCGCTCCATCTTTTTTGTCTTGTTGCTGATATAGCTCAGTTGGTAGAGCGCACCCTTGGTAAGGGTGAGGTCGGCAGTTCAAATCTGCCTATCAGCACCAGCATCTAAGATCGACTATCCTTACTATCTCTGTACTTTTTAATTATATAACTTTGTTAATCTACCTAGAGGTATTTTAAAATGGCTAAAGAAAAATTTGAACGTTCGAAACCGCATGTAAACGTTGGTACTATCGGACACGTTGACCACGGTAAGACTACGTTAACAGCTGCTATCTCTGCGGTATTAACAAAAACTCACGGTGGTGAAGTTCGTGATTTCGCACAAATCGATAACGCTCCAGAAGAGCGTGAGCGTGGTATCACAATCAATACTTCTCACATTGAGTATGACACAGCAACTCGTCACTACGCACACGTAGACTGCCCGGGTCACGCGGATTACATCAAAAACATGATCACTGGTGCTGCTCAAATGGACGGCGCGATCTTAGTTGTAGCTGCAACAGACGGTCCAATGCCACAAACACGTGAGCACATCCTTCTTTCACGTCAGGTTGGTGTACCTTACATCATCGTATTCATGAACAAATGTGACATGGTAGACGACGAAGAGTTACTTGAATTAGTAGAAATGGAAGTTCGTGAACTTCTTAACGAATACGAATTCCCAGGTGACGACCTTCCAATCATCCAAGGTTCAGCACTAGGCGCACTTAACGGTGAAG contains the following coding sequences:
- a CDS encoding type III pantothenate kinase — encoded protein: MIALIDVGNTYFKYVLVDADTKPSFDVGYTAVKHNDVNEQLLSTILKDATTVVYASVSNKVLLSTVTTYCQQNSIACIHVETSAEALGVKNAYTDFSKLGVDRWLALIAAKHYFPDQSCMIVDAGTATTIDIINSQGVHLGGWILPGLDTMVNALLQHTDKIEAEIEYPQQVAFGQNTQGCVNNGVVAATLGGIEKAYQKLDNQDTKLVITGGYGELLSSQLTIDSILEPMLVFKGLYQFKD
- the birA gene encoding bifunctional biotin--[acetyl-CoA-carboxylase] ligase/biotin operon repressor BirA, with translation MTKIIKQELIHRLADGHFISGQDIADELGVSRAAISKQIKLFADMGLDVFSVKGKGYKLSEPLDLLAKDKILAHFPVKADDIDLEVHSLIDSTNSFLLRKLPNQLSIGHTCVAEYQSAGRGRRGREWVSPFGANIYLSMYWPVEQGMAAAMGLNIVAALAVSDAINQLFGIKVQLKWPNDIYLDGVKLAGILIDLEGQPLETCHSVIGIGLNLNMPANVANKVDQPWTDLQQHVGRPINRNQLVATLIICLYKRLVEHAEHGLTDMVSAWQKQDFFFNKPVNLITGDKTLLGTCKGINSQGALLLESAGELKTIYGGEVSLRAGK